A genomic segment from Triticum dicoccoides isolate Atlit2015 ecotype Zavitan chromosome 1A, WEW_v2.0, whole genome shotgun sequence encodes:
- the LOC119363491 gene encoding homeobox protein knotted-1-like 10 encodes MEDLYSIHPGISRGGEGGAACSEASGVAGGASSPPPPPPPADLTELMKAQIAGHPRYPSLLSAYIECRKVGAPPEVAALLEEIGQPERRSGGAAAAGEIGLDPELDEFMEAYCRLLSRYKEELSRPLDEAASFLTTIRSQLTNLCGGGAPATSPHSDEMVGSSEDEPCSGDADGSDAGMQEHSSRLADHELKEMLLKKYSGCLSRLRSEFLKKRKKGKLPKDARLALMDWWNTHYRWPYPTEEDKVRLAAMTGLDPKQINNWFINQRKRHWKPSEDMRFALMEGVTGGGGSSSGTTLYFDTGTIGP; translated from the exons ATGGAGGATCTGTACAGCATCCACCCGGGGATCTCgcgcggcggcgagggcggcgcggccTGCAGCGAGGCGTCGGGGGTCGCCGGCGGGGCCAGctctcctccgccgcctccgccgcctgcgGATCTGACGGAGCTGATGAAGGCGCAGATCGCCGGGCACCCCCGCTACCCCTCCCTCCTCTCCGCGTACATCGAATGCCGCAAG GTGGGCGCACCGCCGGAGgtggccgcgctgctggaggagatcGGCCAGCCGGAGAGGCGCAGCGGAGGCGCCGCAGCCGCCGGGGAGAttggcctcgaccccgagctcgacGAGTTCATG GAGGCCTACTGCCGGCTGCTGTCGCGGTACAAGGAGGAGCTGTCCCGGCCGTTGGACGAGGCCGCCTCCTTCCTCACCACCATCCGCTCGCAGCTCACTAATCTCTGCGGCGGCGGCGCCCCCGCCACCTCGCCGCACTCCG ATGAAATGGTGGGGTCGTCGGAGGACGAGCCGTGCTCGGGGGACGCCGACGGGTCGGACGCCGGCATGCAAGAGCACAGCTCCCGGCTGGCTGACCACGAGCTCAAGGAGATGCTCCTCAAGAAGTACAGCGGCTGCCTCAGCCGCCTCCGGTCCGAGTtcctgaagaagaggaagaaagggaaGCTGCCCAAGGATGCTCGGCTTGCTCTCATGGACTGGTGGAACACACACTACCGCTGGCCTTACCCCACG GAAGAGGACAAAGTGAGGCTCGCCGCGATGACGGGGCTTGACCCGAAGCAGATCAACAACTGGTTCATCAACCAGAGGAAGCGGCACTGGAAGCCGTCGGAGGACATGCGGTTCGCGCTCATGGAGGGCGTCACCGGAGGAGGGGGATCCTCTTCCGGCACGACGCTCTACTTCGACACGGGCACGATCGGGCCATGA